The stretch of DNA ACGATCTGGCGATAGCCGCGGGCGCGGCATGCCTCGATCAGCTGGGCAAGCAGGACGCGGCCGATGCCGCGGCCCGCCGCTCCCGGGTCGAGATAGATCGAATCCTCGACGGTGAAGCGATAGGCGCTGCGCGGCCGATAGGGTCCGGCATAGGCATAGCCGAGCACCGCCTCATTCTCGTCGAGCGCGACCAGATAGGGATAGCCGCCGGCCAGCAGGGCCTGCTGGCGCCGGCCCATTTCGGCCGGATCGGGCGGCACTTCCTCGAAGGAGGCGAAGCCCTCGGCGACATGATGGCGATAGATCGCGGTGATGCCGGGCAGATGGTCGGGGCCGGCGGGGACAAGCCGCCAGCCGGTCACGGTGCGGCCTTCAGGTCGGTTTCCGGCAGGCCGGCCAGGGCTTCGATCAGGGCGTCGAGATCGGCCTGGACCTGGGCGAAGCCCCGATTCGGCTCCAGCCGGGTCTCGTCCATATAGAGTGCGCGGTTGATTTCGATCTGCAAGGCATGGCGCCCGCGCCGGGGCCGGCCGTAATGATGGGTGATATAGCCGCCGGCATAGGGATCGTTGCGCCCGACCCGATAGCCCCGGGTGCGCAGCAGCCGTTCCGCCGTCTCGATCACCACGGCGGCGCAGCTCATGCCGAAACGGTCGCCCAACACGATGTCGGGCCGGCCCTTGTGCTCCTCGCCGCCGTTGGCGAGCGAGGGCATGGAATGGCAGTCGAGCAGGATGGCCATGCCGTGGCCCCGTTCCGCGCTGCCGATCGCCTCGGCCAGGGCGGCGTGATAGGGGCGGTAGCATTCGGCGATTCGGGCTTCCGCCTCGGCGAAGGCGAGCTTTTCGCGATAGATCTCGGCCCCGTCCGCGACCACCCGGGCGATGGTGCCGAGACCGCCCAGGACACGCAGCGAGCGGGTATTGGCGAAGGCCGGCAGGTTGTCGCGGAACATCGCCGGGTCCAGCTCGTAGGGTTCGCGATTCGGATCGACATAGGCCCGCGGGAACAGGGCGCGGACCAGGGTGGCGCCACGGCGGGGCGCCGAGGCGAACAGCCGGTCGACGAAGCAATCCTCGGACCGGCGCAGGCTGACCGGGTCGAGCCGGGATTGGCGCAGGAAGGCGGGGGGATAGGTGGCACCCGAATGGGGCGAACTCAGCACCAGGGGCCGGGTCGCCGCACCCGGCTGGGGGCCGGCCACGGCCACCACCGCTTGTTCGTCGGCGCGGTCGGCGGACGGGAACGGCGGCTCTGCGGTGACGATGGTGGCAATGGACACGGGCGGCGGTCTCGCTGCTGGCACGGGCGATCCCTCTAGAATGAGCCGAACTGCCGCCAAGGTGAAGGCCTGACCTGACGATCACGCCACCGCTTTGCCGATCACCGGCCGGAAGGCGGGGTTCGCCGCCGGCCGGGCCGGCCGCAACAAAGATGTTGCAAGCCGGCTTTCGATCCCTTAAATACGCGGCTCCCGGCCGACGGCAGCAACCCACCGCCCCGGCCCCCGGCATGGCCCGGACGCGTAGCTCAGTGGGAGAGCACTACGTTGACATCGTAGGGGTCGCTGGTTCAATCCCAGCCGCGTCCACCATCCCTCACGCCCCCCTTGAAATGACATGCGCGTCCCTGCTTCGGCGGCGGGGAGACGGGCGCTCAAGCGTCCTCGACCACGTCGATCGTCGGCTGGCCGTCCAGTTCGAGGCGCAGGCGGCCGCGGCCGGTACGGATCAGGCGCAGCGGCGCCTGATGTTCCTCCAGCCGGCGGCGCAGCAGGATGAGGCGGGTTTCCAGGTTGTCCTTGACCTCGGGCAGGCGCAGTTCGGGGGCGAGGCGGATTTCGCGGTTGGTGAACTCCTGCCGCCCCTCGCGCAGGAAGATCGCGATCAGGTGGTAGAGCAGGCGCCCCGGCACGCCCTTGATCAGATAGCCCTCGTCGATGAAGACGCTGTCGTCGTAACGGTAGTAACGCAGGCGGATCCGCCGTGCCGGGGCCGGGGGTTCCATGGTTCCGGCCGGGGCGAGACCCGGGGCGTCGCGCGCCTCGGCCTCGTGCAGGCGCAGGCCCGCGGCGAGCTGCCCGGCGAGCAGGGCGAGGGCATCCTCGTCCTCCTGCAGGAAGGCGAAGCGGGCCGGCGATTCGACGAAGAGCACGCCCAGCATCTGGCCCCGGTGGATCATGGGCACGGCCATCTGGCTCAGGGCTTCCGGCAGGCCGGGCAGCGGAATGCTGCGCGGCGCGACCGGCAGGGCACCGCCGACCGCGGCGGCATAGCGCCGGCCCCGGCTCATGTCCGAGATGCGCAGCGGCAGCCGGCTGTCCGCCGCGATGCCGATGACGCCCTGGCCCGCCGGCACTTCCGAGCCGATCCCCAGGCTGTCGTAGCCGCGGCTGGCCAGGGTGGTCAGGCGGCGCCCGTCCGCATCCGGCACCAGGATCATCGCCTGGCGAAAGCCGAAGACCCGGTCCAGCCCTTCGAGGGCGAGATCGATCATGCTGTCCGCCTCGGGGGCGGCGCCGAGGACGGCGGCCAGCCGCGCGGCGGCGCCCAGCCGGTCCAGCGCCGGTGCCGCGGGGGGGCCGGTCTCGCCCTCCAGGTCGGGGCACGGCACCGGAATGCAGGAGGTCACGCGATAGATGTCGGCGCTGCGCAGGGCCATGATCTCGGCCATGCCCTGCTGGCTGCTCATCGCCTTCAGGTGCGCGGCCATGCGGGTGAACAATTCACCCGCCGCCTCGGCGCGGAGAAAGGTGATGTCGAGCTGATACTGCCGGCCGCTGATGCCGTCGACCAGGATCAGGGCGGCATGGCCGCGGGTCCTGGTATTGGCCGCGGTCTTGGTGAAATACTGGTTCGACAGCGCCACATGGTCGTCGTCGAGGTAATAGACATGCGAGAGATAGGAAATATTCGGCATGCCCTCGCCGTCGACGGTCGCGATGATCGAGGGGATCACGCCCTCGAAGCAGCCGCGGATATCGCGCAGCCGGGTCATGGCGTGCCGCCTGCGACGGGCGCCCCGCCGGCGACGATGCGGCTGCCGGCGCCCGGCCCCGGGGTTTGGCGGTAGAGGTCGAGCGGCCGGTAGCGCACGCGCATCAGGTCGCGCTCGCTCAGCCACCAGGCCATCTGCTCGTTGGTGACGCCGAGGGCGGTCAGTTTCGCCATCACCAGCGCCCGGTAGCGCCGGGCGAGGTCGAGATCGGCCGCATCGGCCGGGGCCAGCGCCTCGATCTGCGCCTTCACCTGGAACGACTGATAGCTCGCAGCATCGACGAAGGTGAGCGCCAGCGGCCAGCCCGGGTGCAGGTTGGCGGTCACCGCCGGCCACAGGGCGCGTGGCACCAATGTATCCGCCAGCGTGCCGCCGGCAAGGCAGCGCGTGCCGATGCCCCGGCCGATCGATGGCCGCAGGGCGTCGTCCCGCGCGGCGAGCACGGTCATCACCGGTCCCTCGATGAAGGCGGCCATTGTCGCGTCGATCATCCGCCCCCTCGCTGTCGCGCCCGCTCCGGTCCGGCAGCAGGGTAATGCGGCCCGGCCCGGCTGTTTAGCGATGTTTTAGGAAATCCGCCCGGGCCTTAGCAACGACTTAGGAAGCCGGCCGGCGGGGCCGGCGCTATTGAAGGGCCATCGCCATCGCATGTCACCAGGGGGTTTACCCATGTCGATCTCGACCCGTTACGATATCTATCGCGCCGTTCACAAGGGCCTACGCCTGGCCCATGGCCGCATGCTCGCCCGCCTCGGCAATGCCGATTTCGCCGATGCCGCCGAGGCCGCGGCCGTGCTCGCCGAGCTCGACCGCCACCTGATGCTGGCCGCCAGCCACCTGCGCCACGAGGAGGATTTCATCCATCCCGCCCTCGAAGGCCGGGCCCCGGGGGCGGCGGCGGCGCTGGAGGAACAGCACCGCCACCACGGCGCCCGCTTCGGCGAGCTGGCCGCCCTGATCGCGGCCGTGCGCGGGGCGACGGCGGCGGCGGCGCGGGCGGCGGCGGCCCATGACCTC from Zavarzinia compransoris encodes:
- a CDS encoding GNAT family N-acetyltransferase; translation: MTGWRLVPAGPDHLPGITAIYRHHVAEGFASFEEVPPDPAEMGRRQQALLAGGYPYLVALDENEAVLGYAYAGPYRPRSAYRFTVEDSIYLDPGAAGRGIGRVLLAQLIEACRARGYRQIVAVIGDSGNAASIGLHRALGFEPAGVLRAVGLKKGRWLDSVLMQLGL
- a CDS encoding N-formylglutamate amidohydrolase: MSIATIVTAEPPFPSADRADEQAVVAVAGPQPGAATRPLVLSSPHSGATYPPAFLRQSRLDPVSLRRSEDCFVDRLFASAPRRGATLVRALFPRAYVDPNREPYELDPAMFRDNLPAFANTRSLRVLGGLGTIARVVADGAEIYREKLAFAEAEARIAECYRPYHAALAEAIGSAERGHGMAILLDCHSMPSLANGGEEHKGRPDIVLGDRFGMSCAAVVIETAERLLRTRGYRVGRNDPYAGGYITHHYGRPRRGRHALQIEINRALYMDETRLEPNRGFAQVQADLDALIEALAGLPETDLKAAP
- a CDS encoding GAF domain-containing protein; protein product: MTRLRDIRGCFEGVIPSIIATVDGEGMPNISYLSHVYYLDDDHVALSNQYFTKTAANTRTRGHAALILVDGISGRQYQLDITFLRAEAAGELFTRMAAHLKAMSSQQGMAEIMALRSADIYRVTSCIPVPCPDLEGETGPPAAPALDRLGAAARLAAVLGAAPEADSMIDLALEGLDRVFGFRQAMILVPDADGRRLTTLASRGYDSLGIGSEVPAGQGVIGIAADSRLPLRISDMSRGRRYAAAVGGALPVAPRSIPLPGLPEALSQMAVPMIHRGQMLGVLFVESPARFAFLQEDEDALALLAGQLAAGLRLHEAEARDAPGLAPAGTMEPPAPARRIRLRYYRYDDSVFIDEGYLIKGVPGRLLYHLIAIFLREGRQEFTNREIRLAPELRLPEVKDNLETRLILLRRRLEEHQAPLRLIRTGRGRLRLELDGQPTIDVVEDA
- a CDS encoding hemerythrin domain-containing protein, coding for MSISTRYDIYRAVHKGLRLAHGRMLARLGNADFADAAEAAAVLAELDRHLMLAASHLRHEEDFIHPALEGRAPGAAAALEEQHRHHGARFGELAALIAAVRGATAAAARAAAAHDLYLAFAIFMAEDFAHMNEEETAARARLCALFTDAEQMAIEGALVGSLPPEENMAFMGLMLPAIAPAERLAMLAGIRDTAPREVLDAVIEHAARPSLPPREFNVLLQDLGLALAA